The genomic segment AAATTACAAAAAACACCAGAATCTGACCAGATACGTCCCCCATAAATTGAGCGAATGCAACCAGAGTAATATTCACTGCATTCAGCATGAGCTCAATTGACATCAAGATCACGATCAGATTGCTTCGGTACAAAACCCCTATCACTCCAATAGAGAAGAGTACTGCACTGAGCGTCAAATACCATGTAAGAGGAATTCCCATCAGGTTCTATTCAAACGTGCGCTTTGCAAGCATCACCGCCCCCACAGTTGCGACCAGAAGAAGGATCCCGATAATCTCAAACGGGAGCACATAACGTGTAAAAAGTGCCTCCGCGATGTTCAATGCAGATCCGGTTTCTGTATTTACGACTGCTGACGACAATGACTCTGAGGTCGTTGCCGTCACGTAAACCATCTGAGCCAGAATCACTGTGAACAAAACAAACCCGACCCCTTTCTTCGCATCAACCCGGTCAACTTCAGGGACTGCACTCAGGTTGAGTAGCATGATGACAAATAAAAACAGGACCATAATTGCACCTGCGTAGACTAGGACCTGCACAACCGCAATGAATTCAGCATTTAGTGTCACATACAGTCCCGCCACACAGAGCATCACAAGAATCAACCATAATGCACTCTGGACGGGGCTGCGTGAAATCAGCATTGCTAGTGCTGCAAACACCGCAATGAGACTGGCGGCAATAAAAAACACTTCAGCAAACATGCAAAATGCTCCGAGTCAAGACTGGGCAAATTTAGGCAAATTTTCGCAGCCGTTCACTATACAGGGGATTGAAAAAATCACGAAATCCCACTTTTACTGTCTTGAATGTATTTGATCAAGCATCTCTTCCAGCGCAGCATCAAATTCTGAAAGGGACCCGTTAGATGTCAGCGGTAACACCGAAATACTTTCTCGCTCCTTGAACATCCAGGCCCCTAGCACCGTGATCGCATCTACCTGCTGCATCGTAAGCCGATCTGGTGGATGAAGTACCCGCTTATGGAAGATGGATTTCGCTGTATCGAAGGTATCTGGGTCACACGGCCATACTGCATGTGCAATCGGAAACCCATACGCCATGAAATGTACCTCTATTTTCCCGTTCAACGTACATAACACTGCACCGGTCCTTTCCAACAGCGCTGTGCGCAGAAAATGTGGACGTGAATGGATGGTTTTCATGAACTCCAATTCATCGCGGATCTGCGCGGCGCGTTCATATTTCTGGAGTTGAGACGCTTTCCTCATTCTACTTTCCAGAAGAGACAATGCTTGTGTATCCCGCCCCTCCAGAAAAGCAGTTGCACACACAAACCCTTCCTCCGTCAGAGGGCCACCAATTTGGGAGCTCTCCAACCCGATTCCATTCCGTTCGGGGGATCGGAATGCGTCTGGGGATGCCCCATAGAGTGATACCAGTACCTGTGCTAAATGCATCGCTTCATTGTGGGTCGCCATTGGACCATAGTGCCTAGCCCCATCTGCCCGTATGTGCTTAATGAGGGTCACCCAGCCTGAGCTGGAAATTTCCCCGAGACGTAAAAATGTCCGACTGCGGTGTTTTCGCCCTGCTTTATTGAATGGTGGGATATGTTCTTTGATTAAGCGCGACTCCAATAGAAGTGCTTCCAACTCCGTCTCTGCCTGCGTCCACTCAATATCGTGGACTTGCCGGATCATTGCACGGATGTGTTGAGCATGGCCCTCTGTACCGGCAAAATAGCTGCGAACCCTCTCACTGAGTACCCGGGCTTTACCAATGTAGAGCAACTTCCCATCCTTCCTCAGCATCTGATAGACTCCAGGAGAATGTGGAAGTTTGTTCAGATAATTTTTGCGAATATGTTCCAGACGCTGCTGATCGGCTGGATTCCTCGCGTAGGAGGTATTTTGAAAACGCAACAATTCATCCAACTCCGTGATCTCGTGCTGTCTTTCCAACATGAGAAGTAACTGGGTCAATACCTCCTGCGTTGCAAGTGCGTCACTGAGGGCACGATGACGATCATCTGGGTTAATATCAAAATGTTTAATCAAGCTCCCCAAACTCCTTGATGGCAGCCCTTTAAGAAGACGACGTGCCAAACGTACCGTGCAGAGAGTCTGACTATTGAGTGCGGGGAGGCCTGCACGACTTAATTCTGAAACAATGAATTTCCAGTCAAACGCAACATTGTGTGCTACGAAAATTGCATCCCCCACGAATTCAATGAAAGCTGGTAGTACATCAGCCACCTGCGACTGCCCATATACATCGGCCGCAGTAATTCCTGTAATCTGAGTAATACGCCATGGCACCTTGCACCCGGGATCAACCAGTCTTTCGAATGTGTCTTCAACCCTATTTCCTTTCACCCTGACCGCCCCAATCTCAAGAATCCGGTCCTGATCCGCATGCATTCCCGTCGTTTCCAGATCTACGATCACAAATTCAGCATCTCTAATCCACATTGGACTCTATTTTGTGAGTAAATTCATCGACTCGTGCGTACTAGCCTTCCAAATTATCACCATCTATTTGAAAGTATCTCATGAATAAGGTTACCGTGATTGGAGCGGGCAATGTTGGGGCCACTGTTGCCGAATGTGTGGCCCGTAAAGATATGGTCAAAGAAGTAGTATTGATTGATATCAAGGACGGCTTATCCGAGGGAAAGGCTCTTGACATCGCCGAATCCGCCCCGATCCACTTATTTGATACCCGGGTTAAGGGAGTCACCAACGATTATAGTGCTACCGCGGACTCTGATATTTGCGTAATCACCAGTGGCGTACCCCGAAAACCAGGTATGAGCCGGGATGACCTGCTGGAGATCAATGCCAATATTGTTCGTTCGGTTACGGAATCATTTGTAGCGGAGAGCCCCGATGCGATCATTATCGTGATCTCCAACCCACTTGATGTGATGACCTACGTAGCCCATCAAGCCAGCGGGTTCCCATCCCATCGGGTTTTTGGAATGGCTGGCGTTTTGGATACTGCACGGTTCCGGGCCTTCCTGTCTATGGAGCTTGGAGTTTCTGTCAAGGACATTCAGGCACTCCTGATGGGCGGACACGGAGATACGATGGTTCCTTTGCCCCGCTATACTAGCGTAGGTGGGATTCCGATCACCGAACTGCTCTCTGAAGATCGGATTGAATCTATTGTCGAACGTACGAAGAGTGGGGGTGGGGAGATCGTACAGCTCATGGGAACCTCGGCCTGGTATGCTCCAGGGGCTGCAGCTGCGGAAATGGCCGAAGCAATCGTCAAGGATTCTGGCCGAGTACTCCCCTGTGCCGTGTGCCCATCCGGTGAATATGGTCTCTCTGATTTATTTATCGGCCTGCCCGTCCGCCTTGGCCACTCTGGAATTGAACAGATCATCACTGTCGATCTGAACGAATCGGAGCAGGCTTTACTAGATGTTTCTGCTGAGCATATCCGCAGTAACTTCGAAGACCTCAGGCGTGTCTTGAATCAATCCGAGGCTTAAGCTCCACCAGTGTAGCCCCCCAACTGCTTGAATCTGTCGCAGTCTTCCAGGAATCGACAAGTGGAGATTTCGCCAGCACGGCATGCACAGTTGCTCGTAGAGTTCCTGTGCCCTTGCCGTGAATAATACGTATGTGATAGATGTCCTCGCTGTGACATGCACGGAGATACTCACGGGTCACATCAGCGGCATCCCGAGGATGGAACGTATGTAGATCCAGAATCCCATCTGTGGGATACTGAGAAATCTCGTCCTTCATGTGCTTACGTCGTAATATGTAAGTGTACGCCCTCCATTCCAGGAGCTAAAAGCTCCGAATGATGCATATCACAAAGTTGCCCTGCAAGGGGATCAAGTGATCTATTCTCTACGCACCATACTCGTTCGATTTCAATTCGGTATCTTTCATAATACTGAACCGAATTATTTAAATAAGCCCTCGGGTGAGGAGCTTTTCTTCGCATGATGGTGCCTCAGCATAAATGGGCGTGATCGGGCCCTTGCATTGGTGCGCCCCGCCTTCAAACTGATACGTAGAGAATTTGTCTAAGAAACCCCGTATAGTACGCAGAGATCACCACAGGCGTTCATCGGCCATCAGCCGCTTTGACGCACTGGATACAATGGTAGATGAGGACCTGATGGAGCTTTTTCAGGCTGGAACTGTGGAGGCCTATAATATCCTGGTGGATCGCTACAGTGAGCGCCTTATGCATTATCTGTATGGATTTCTAGGTGACAAAAAACGCTGCGAAGATCTTCTTCAGGAAACATTCCTTCGCGTTCACCGCAACCGCCACTCGTATCAGCGTATTGCAAAATTCTCTACTTGGCTCTATACCATCGCGGGGAATCTAGCTCGGAGTGAGTATCGAAAGCAGAAGCGTCGGCATATGTATTCGATCCAGTCCGTGAGCAGGGACAATGAGGAATACGAGATGCCACTGCCGGACGAGACCTTTTTACCGGATAAACACACGGAAAGTGCTCTTCAGGATGAGTACATCCAGGAAGCACTGGGTTCGCTCCCACCAAATTTCAGAGAGGTGGTAATTCTGCGGGACGTTCAGCAACTGGCTTACGGTGAGATCGCACAAATCACAGGACTTCCAATGGGAACGGTAAAAAGTCGCATTAATCGCGGACGTAGCAAGTTACAGGGGATACTCAGAGAGATCTATCCCTTTACGGAGGAACCAGATCCCCTCCCCATTGATCTACCAAATAGTACCACACAATTGGAAGCCGTCGAATGAGTCTGCTTCCTGGTGGATTAACCTGCCAGCGTCTGATCATTGAGAAAGATGCTCAGACTCTGGAAGTTCAATGGTCTGATGGCCATCACTGCACTTTTCCACTGGATGGCCTGAGGCGTGCGTGTCCCTGTGCTGCTTGTCAGGGACACGAAAAAATGCATGAACTCCCGGACCCCGCAATTTTTCGCCTCCCTGCCTTAATGCGATGGGAAAATGTTAAGGCCGAAATCGCAGGGAGTGTGGGGGTGCGTCTCATCTGGGATGATGGGCATAACAGTGGCATTTTTACCTGGGCGCGCTTACGCGCTATGTGTCCGTGCGAGTAACCACCATCCCTCCTGTTTTTGCGGAGATTGGCTGGTAAATCCACAAATCCAAAGTATGTAGCTCCGCACTCAAAAGACCTGTCAAGAGCAACCTAAAGCTGTGATAATATCTTCCTCAATCATATTTCGTATATTTAGGTCCGCACTGATATTAT from the Rhodothermaceae bacterium genome contains:
- the nuoK gene encoding NADH-quinone oxidoreductase subunit NuoK, producing the protein MGIPLTWYLTLSAVLFSIGVIGVLYRSNLIVILMSIELMLNAVNITLVAFAQFMGDVSGQILVFFVISVAAAEAAIGLAIVIAIFRNKLTVDVNDIKLFRH
- a CDS encoding NADH-quinone oxidoreductase subunit J — protein: MFAEVFFIAASLIAVFAALAMLISRSPVQSALWLILVMLCVAGLYVTLNAEFIAVVQVLVYAGAIMVLFLFVIMLLNLSAVPEVDRVDAKKGVGFVLFTVILAQMVYVTATTSESLSSAVVNTETGSALNIAEALFTRYVLPFEIIGILLLVATVGAVMLAKRTFE
- the mdh gene encoding malate dehydrogenase produces the protein MNKVTVIGAGNVGATVAECVARKDMVKEVVLIDIKDGLSEGKALDIAESAPIHLFDTRVKGVTNDYSATADSDICVITSGVPRKPGMSRDDLLEINANIVRSVTESFVAESPDAIIIVISNPLDVMTYVAHQASGFPSHRVFGMAGVLDTARFRAFLSMELGVSVKDIQALLMGGHGDTMVPLPRYTSVGGIPITELLSEDRIESIVERTKSGGGEIVQLMGTSAWYAPGAAAAEMAEAIVKDSGRVLPCAVCPSGEYGLSDLFIGLPVRLGHSGIEQIITVDLNESEQALLDVSAEHIRSNFEDLRRVLNQSEA
- a CDS encoding Smr/MutS family protein, producing MKDEISQYPTDGILDLHTFHPRDAADVTREYLRACHSEDIYHIRIIHGKGTGTLRATVHAVLAKSPLVDSWKTATDSSSWGATLVELKPRIDSRHA
- a CDS encoding sigma-70 family RNA polymerase sigma factor → MVDEDLMELFQAGTVEAYNILVDRYSERLMHYLYGFLGDKKRCEDLLQETFLRVHRNRHSYQRIAKFSTWLYTIAGNLARSEYRKQKRRHMYSIQSVSRDNEEYEMPLPDETFLPDKHTESALQDEYIQEALGSLPPNFREVVILRDVQQLAYGEIAQITGLPMGTVKSRINRGRSKLQGILREIYPFTEEPDPLPIDLPNSTTQLEAVE
- a CDS encoding DUF971 domain-containing protein, whose translation is MSLLPGGLTCQRLIIEKDAQTLEVQWSDGHHCTFPLDGLRRACPCAACQGHEKMHELPDPAIFRLPALMRWENVKAEIAGSVGVRLIWDDGHNSGIFTWARLRAMCPCE